The genomic DNA ACTTCGGCAAAGGCCATCGGAGTCGGTTTTGCGCCAAGTGCTTCCATGGCGGCAACTGTAATCGGAGAAGCCGGTACACGGATAATAAAGCCCTTCATGTCGTCAGGGGTGCGAATTTCCTTGTTAGAGGTAACGTTTCGGGGTCCGCGCTCGAAGTAGCCAAGCACCTTCATGTTAGCCGTGTCAAGCATGAGCTGCTCAAGCTTATCGCCCACCGAACCGTTCGCAACAGCCTGAAGCTGCTCGGAAGAACGAAGCAGGTAAGGAACGCCGAGAATGCCCATTTCGGGAATAACGCTCTGCATGCTTTCACCGGTAAAGGTGATATCTGCGCCGCCATCAGTGATAATCGAGTTGATGACGTCCATTTCAGAGCCAAGCTGGTTATTCGGGTAGATATTTACTTTAATACGGCCATTGGATTCTTTCTCAACGTAGTCTTTAAAGAACACGCTAGCCTTATGCCAAGAGTTGTCTTCGTTAACAATGTGCGCGATGTTGATTTCGTATGTTTTGCCGTCGTCGGCCGGAGCCGCGGAGCTGGATG from Oscillospiraceae bacterium MB24-C1 includes the following:
- a CDS encoding TRAP transporter substrate-binding protein, whose translation is MKKTLSILISSLLLLSLAACGSSSTAPASSAASSAAASSSAAPADDGKTYEINIAHIVNEDNSWHKASVFFKDYVEKESNGRIKVNIYPNNQLGSEMDVINSIITDGGADITFTGESMQSVIPEMGILGVPYLLRSSEQLQAVANGSVGDKLEQLMLDTANMKVLGYFERGPRNVTSNKEIRTPDDMKGFIIRVPASPITVAAMEALGAKPTPMAFAEVFTSLQQKTIDGQENPLAMIKTGNFYEVQKYLSKTEHLRSWVYIVMSNSKLQSMPEDLQKIVIDGGAEMQKYEHEIFLKDEQELEKFLQDKGMTIISDVDQEAFAAMATEGVEEVLPEKIRPLYDEIKAMG